Proteins encoded within one genomic window of Eurosta solidaginis isolate ZX-2024a chromosome 1, ASM4086904v1, whole genome shotgun sequence:
- the LOC137253397 gene encoding transmembrane protein 141, translating to MNDIKSLKDQQRDKHPGFDSYLNCMTRALFSGLASFCLTFSGCHFTQKLVRTKIQYPLQYSVLLSTIVATGVSYTNTTTRTKACQAAWMAAEDKHTVLKEEHY from the exons ATGAATGACATCAAAAGTTTGAAGGATCAACAACGTGATAAACATCCTGGATTTGATTCCTACCTCAATTGCATGACTCGTGCACTTTTCTCCGGTCTTGCATCCTTTTGCTTAA CATTTTCCGGTTGTCATTTTACACAAAAATTAGTGCGCACGAAAATTCAATACCCGCTTCAATATAGCGTTTTATTGTCGACTATTGTGGCCACTGGTGTATCCTATACAAACACGACAACGCGAACTAAAGCTTGCCAAGCAGCTTGGATGGCAGCGGAAGATAAGCATACTGTATTGAAAGAGGAGCATTATTAA